One window of the Puntigrus tetrazona isolate hp1 chromosome 13, ASM1883169v1, whole genome shotgun sequence genome contains the following:
- the pygl gene encoding glycogen phosphorylase, liver form, producing the protein MATPLTDQEKRKQISIRGIAGVENVTELKKGFNRHLHFTLVKDRNVATPRDYYFALAHTVRDHLVGRWIRTQQFYYEADPKRVYYLSLEFYMGRALQNTMINLGLQNACDEAIYQLGLDMEDLEEMEEDAGLGNGGLGRLAACFLDSMATQGLAAYGYGIRYEYGIFNQKIKDGWQVEEADDWLRYGNPWEKARPEFMLPVHFYGRVEEEDGKEPKWVDTQVVLAMPYDTPIPGYMNNTVNTMRLWSARAPNDFNLRDFNVGDYIQAVLDRNLAENISRVLYPNDNFFEGRELRLKQEYFVVAATLQDVIRRFKTSKRNCSGPLSFDSFPDKVAIQLNDTHPAMAIPELMRIFVDIEQLDWDTAWNITKQTFAYTNHTVLPEALERWPVELMEKLLPRHLQIIYRINQIHLDHIASLFPDDMDRIRRMSLIEEEGGKRVNMAHLCIVGSHKVNGVAEIHSDIIKRDVFRDFSELEPEKFQNKTNGITPRRWLLLCNPGLADLIAEAIGEEYVKDLTQLQKLNDLVDDDAFIRDVAKVKQDNKLKFAHYLEKVYKVDINPASMFDVHVKRIHEYKRQLLNCLHVITMYNRIKRSPIKPFVPRTVIIGGKAAPGYHMAKMIIKLITSVADVVNNDPVIGRKLKVIYLENYRVSLAEKVIPATDLSEQISTAGTEASGTGNMKFMLNGALTIGTMDGANVEMAEEAGEENLFIFGMRVEDVAKMDTEGYDAMQYYESLPELKQAINQIKSGYFSPKQPEMFSDIINMLFHHDRFKVFADYESYVECQDRVSALYKDQREWTQVVIKNIAASGKFSSDRTIKEYATEIWGVEPTDLKIPPPSEPREALEETARALRKN; encoded by the exons ATGGCGACTCCTCTAACGGACCAGGAGAAGCGCAAGCAGATCAGCATAAGAGGGATCGCCGGCGTGGAGAATGTGACAGAGCTGAAGAAAGGCTTCAACAGGCACCTGCACTTCACGCTGGTCAAAGACAGGAACGTCGCGACGCCGCGCGATTATTATTTCGCGCTCGCGCACACGGTGCGTGATCACCTGGTGGGCCGCTGGATCCGAACGCAGCAGTTCTACTACGAGGCCGACCCCAAG CGTGTATATTACCTGTCCCTGGAGTTCTACATGGGTAGAGCACTCCAGAACACCATGATTAATCTGGGTCTGCAGAACGCCTGTGATGAGGCTATCTACCAG cTCGGGTTGGACATGGAGGATCTGGAAGAGATGGAAGAAGATGCCGGATTAGGAAACGGAGGGCTGGGAAGATTAGCAg CTTGTTTTCTCGACTCTATGGCGACTCAGGGTCTGGCTGCTTATGGATATGGGATCCGATACGAGTATGGAATCTTCAACCAAAAAATTAAAGATGGCTGGCAG GTTGAGGAGGCGGATGATTGGCTGAGGTACGGTAACCCCTGGGAGAAAGCCCGTCCTGAGTTCATGCTGCCTGTGCATTTCTACGGCCGTGTGGAGGAAGAGGATGGGAAGGAGCCAAAATGGGTCGACACGCAG GTGGTCCTTGCCATGCCGTACGACACGCCAATCCCTGGATACATGAACAACACAGTGAACACAATGCGCTTGTGGTCTGCACGTGCACCCAATGACTTTAACCTGCGAGACT tTAATGTTGGTGATTATATTCAGGCAGTTTTGGACCGTAACTTAGCAGAAAACATTTCCCGTGTACTCTATCCAAATGACAAT TTCTTTGAAGGGAGGGAGCTGCGGTTGAAGCAGGAATATTTTGTGGTGGCAGCGACTTTACAAGATGTGATTCGGCGCTTTAAGACCTCGAAGAGGAACTGCTCTGGACCGTTGTCATTTGATAGCTTCCCTGATAAG GTTGCCATTCAGCTGAATGATACTCACCCTGCTATGGCCATCCCTGAACTGATGAGGATATTTGTGGACATTGAACAACTAGACTGGGACACA GCTTGGAATATCACTAAACAAACCTTTGCATACACCAACCACACGGTTCTGCCTGAAGCTCTGGAGCGCTGGCCAGTCGAACTGATGGAGAAACTTTTACCCCGACATCTGCAGATCATATACAGGATCAACCAAATACATCTGGAT CATATAGCATCTCTGTTTCCAGATGACATGGATCGCATCCGCAGGATGTCTCTGATCGAGGAGGAAGGGGGAAAGAGAGTAAACATGGCTCATCTCTGCATTGTGGGCTCACACAAAGTCAATGGAGTTGCAGAGATTCACTCCGACATCATCAAAAGAGACGT GTTCCGAGACTTCAGTGAGCTGGAACCAGAGAAGTTTCAGAATAAAACCAACGGCATCACACCACGACGCTGGCTGCTCCTCTGCAACCCAGGGCTGGCTGACCTGATCGCAGAG gcTATCGGTGAAGAATATGTGAAAGATCTGACTCAGCTGCAGAAGCTGAATGATCTGGTTGATGACGATGCTTTCATCCGAGATGTAGCCAAAGTCAAACAG gatAACAAGCTGAAGTTTGCGCACTATTTAGAGAAGGTGTACAAGGTGGACATAAATCCCGCATCCATGTTTGATGTCCATGTGAAAAGAATCCATGAATACAAACGGCAGCTGCTCAACTGCCTCCACGTCATCACCATGTACAACC GCATCAAAAGGAGCCCCATTAAACCGTTCGTACCACGGACTGTGATCATCGGTGGAAAG GCTGCGCCTGGATATCACATGGCAAAGATGATCATTAAGTTGATCACCTCCGTTGCTGACGTTGTGAATAACGATCCTGTGATTGGCCGTAAACTCAAGGTCATTTACCTGGAGAACTACAGAGTGTCACTTGCAGAGAAAG TGATTCCAGCTACAGACCTGTCAGAGCAGATCTCCACCGCAGGTACAGAAGCCTCCGGAACGGGAAACATGAAGTTCATGCTGAACGGGGCACTGACCATCGGCACTATGGATGGTGCCAACGTGGAGATGGCAGAAGAAGCCGGAGAAGAAAACCTCTTTATCTTTGGCATGAGAGTGGAAGATGTGGCTAAGATGGATACAGAAGG ctatGATGCAATGCAGTATTACGAGAGTCTTCCGGAGCTGAAACAAGCCATAAATCAGATCAAAAGTGGTTATTTTTCACCGAAACAGCCTGAGATGTTCAGTGACATTATCAACATGCTTTTCCATCACGATCG GTTTAAAGTTTTCGCAGACTATGAGTCTTACGTCGAGTGTCAAGACAGAGTCAGCGCTCTGTATAAG GATCAGAGAGAGTGGACTCAGGTGGTGATAAAAAACATCGCAGCGTCTGGAAAGTTCTCTAGTGACCGTACCATTAAAGAATATGCCACTGAGATCTGGGGAGTGGAGCCCACCGACCTGAAGATTCCCCCACCCAGCGAACCCCGCGAAGCTCTGGAGGAAACCGCCCGTGCCCTGCGCAAGAACTGA